From Psychrobacillus sp. FSL K6-2836, a single genomic window includes:
- the nagA gene encoding N-acetylglucosamine-6-phosphate deacetylase, which yields MNKSILISNVIIVNHDQESMGNIFIRNGKIEKMGQALQVEADVYIDGTSKNWIVMPGFIDMHIHGSAGFDMMDATEEALRGMSRSLVKEGTTGYLPTTITQAVDAIEAALQNVKDFVNNEDEAEVLGVHVEGPYISTKWAGAQPVEHITEPSIEQFFKWQKLSGNRIKQVTVAPEIAGGFEFVQAMSKENIVVSIGHSDADSEEVEKAVQLGARQATHLYNQMRPFHHREPGIVGSVLMEDRMQVEIIVDYIHSHTKAVNFAYRLKGAEGIILITDAMRAKGLEYGEYDLGGQTVHVTEKGAHLSSGALAGSILTMDQAVRNMKQSTGCSLKELVTMSSTNAAKQLNLSHKGYIGEGFDADLVILDMELNVQKTICRGNIVFEN from the coding sequence ATGAACAAAAGTATACTCATATCGAATGTAATTATTGTGAATCATGACCAAGAGAGTATGGGAAATATATTTATTCGAAACGGTAAGATTGAAAAAATGGGACAAGCTCTACAAGTAGAGGCTGATGTCTATATAGACGGCACTTCAAAGAACTGGATAGTTATGCCAGGGTTTATCGATATGCATATTCATGGATCAGCTGGTTTTGACATGATGGATGCAACGGAAGAAGCCCTTAGAGGAATGTCACGTTCATTAGTAAAAGAAGGAACTACTGGCTATTTGCCGACGACAATCACTCAGGCAGTGGATGCTATTGAAGCAGCACTCCAAAATGTAAAAGACTTTGTAAATAATGAAGATGAAGCAGAGGTTCTAGGCGTTCATGTAGAAGGTCCATATATATCTACTAAATGGGCTGGGGCACAGCCAGTCGAGCATATTACCGAGCCATCTATTGAACAGTTTTTTAAGTGGCAGAAGCTAAGTGGTAATCGTATTAAACAAGTTACAGTTGCTCCTGAAATAGCGGGTGGTTTTGAATTTGTACAAGCAATGAGTAAAGAAAATATTGTAGTTTCAATAGGTCATTCAGATGCCGATTCAGAAGAAGTAGAAAAAGCAGTCCAACTAGGAGCTAGACAGGCTACACATTTATATAACCAAATGCGTCCGTTCCATCATCGTGAACCAGGTATAGTCGGGTCTGTTTTAATGGAAGACCGTATGCAAGTGGAAATTATCGTCGATTATATACATAGTCATACGAAGGCAGTAAATTTTGCATATCGTTTGAAAGGTGCAGAAGGAATTATTTTAATAACAGATGCGATGCGTGCCAAAGGATTAGAGTACGGGGAGTATGACCTTGGTGGACAAACTGTTCATGTTACAGAAAAAGGTGCTCATCTTTCTAGTGGCGCATTAGCGGGGAGTATACTGACAATGGATCAGGCCGTTCGTAATATGAAACAGTCGACGGGTTGTTCATTGAAGGAACTCGTTACGATGTCTTCTACAAATGCAGCGAAGCAATTGAATTTATCTCATAAAGGATATATTGGAGAGGGCTTTGATGCAGATTTGGTTATATTGGATATGGAATTGAATGTACAAAAAACGATCTGCCGAGGAAATATTGTATTTGAAAATTAA
- a CDS encoding SIS domain-containing protein — protein sequence MQSYWKEISILLEQVAEQEIKNIENASKLIADRIKKGGIIQLFGCGHSHLLAQEAYYRAGGLVPVAPITLEPLMLHKGALTSSQNEKNPAFIEQNKDQISFEPNDILVVISTSGRNPAPIDMAFLGKEAGILVISLQSLLYRDQEGRHASGKRLEEVVDIVLNTHVPVGDGLLSNKGLQYGPASTVVGAALLNALISQVIVEISKGAEELPVFKSANLSDSHLHNEAMMEKYKNRIDFN from the coding sequence ATGCAGTCCTATTGGAAAGAAATAAGCATTCTACTGGAGCAGGTTGCTGAACAAGAAATTAAGAATATAGAGAATGCTTCTAAATTAATCGCAGATCGTATTAAAAAGGGTGGAATAATACAATTGTTTGGATGTGGACATTCTCACCTTTTGGCACAGGAAGCATATTACCGTGCGGGTGGGTTAGTGCCAGTTGCTCCTATTACGTTAGAGCCTTTAATGCTTCATAAAGGAGCATTGACTTCTTCGCAGAACGAGAAAAATCCTGCATTCATCGAGCAAAATAAGGATCAAATTAGCTTTGAACCGAATGACATTCTAGTCGTTATTTCTACATCTGGTCGTAATCCAGCACCAATAGATATGGCTTTCTTGGGAAAGGAAGCTGGAATCTTGGTCATTTCACTTCAGTCATTATTGTACAGGGACCAGGAAGGGCGTCATGCGAGTGGAAAACGACTTGAGGAAGTTGTGGATATTGTTTTAAATACACATGTCCCTGTTGGTGATGGTCTATTAAGTAATAAGGGACTACAATATGGACCGGCATCTACAGTTGTTGGTGCTGCACTTCTCAATGCACTCATAAGCCAAGTAATCGTGGAGATAAGTAAGGGCGCTGAAGAATTGCCTGTTTTTAAAAGCGCAAATCTATCAGATAGCCATCTTCATAATGAAGCTATGATGGAGAAATATAAGAATCGAATTGATTTTAATTAG
- a CDS encoding glucosamine-6-phosphate deaminase, which produces MTLNLEVWEDKDALYSRAQEIFSTELENGASTFGLATGGTMIPLYEKLRNSSLDFSHCKSVNLDEYVGIPQGHPESYYTFMQQQLFEAKPFKDTYIPNGVAEDVHAEALKYENLLKSLTVDMQLLGVGVNGHIGFNEPGTSFQSETDVVELTVSTRSANARFFDTMDEVPKQAITMGIASIMRAKCILLIAVGEEKRAAIEALLKGDVTEDIPVTRLCNHPNVIVLTDLTI; this is translated from the coding sequence ATGACATTAAATTTAGAAGTATGGGAAGATAAGGATGCTTTATATAGTCGTGCACAAGAAATCTTTTCAACAGAATTAGAGAATGGTGCAAGTACATTTGGATTGGCAACAGGCGGGACTATGATACCGCTATATGAAAAACTACGAAATAGTTCGTTGGATTTTTCTCATTGTAAGAGTGTGAATTTAGACGAGTATGTGGGAATTCCACAAGGGCATCCCGAAAGTTATTATACGTTTATGCAACAGCAACTCTTTGAAGCAAAACCATTTAAAGATACATATATTCCAAATGGAGTAGCAGAAGATGTACATGCCGAAGCGTTAAAATATGAAAACTTGTTGAAATCACTAACCGTCGATATGCAATTGTTAGGAGTTGGCGTGAACGGACATATAGGATTCAATGAACCAGGTACGTCCTTCCAAAGTGAAACAGATGTGGTCGAATTAACAGTTTCTACAAGATCTGCAAATGCAAGATTTTTTGATACGATGGATGAGGTTCCCAAGCAAGCCATTACGATGGGGATTGCTTCTATAATGAGAGCAAAATGCATTCTTTTAATAGCGGTTGGAGAAGAAAAAAGAGCTGCCATTGAAGCATTGTTAAAAGGAGATGTAACGGAGGATATTCCAGTTACCAGACTTTGCAATCATCCAAATGTTATCGTGTTAACCGATTTGACGATCTAA
- the kynU gene encoding kynureninase gives MERSTSLDYAKKLDEQDVLRMYRDEFYVKPDVIYMDGNSLGLLSKRAERSVLKLLDSWKRYGIDGWTQGEHPWFYFAETLSEMSAPLVGALKDEIIITGSTTANLHQLVASFYRPDGMRTKIVADELNFPSDLYAISSQLALHGFDAEEHMKLVKSHDGFTLLEEDIITAMTDDVALIVLPSVLYRSGQVLDIGKLTEAAHERNVLIGFDLCHSIGSVPHELDKWNVDFAFWCNYKHVNGGPGATGGIYINRKHFGEKPGLAGWFGSDKEKQFDLSTQMIPAANAGAYQIGTPHILSSAPLYGSLEMFAEVGIDAIREKSLKLTDYMMMLIDVELGEYSFVIANPRESEKRGGHIFLVHDEAARICKALKEHQVIPDFRSPNGIRLAPVALYNSFEDVWKTVQILKMIMEENLYKKYENKRDVIA, from the coding sequence ATGGAACGAAGTACTTCATTAGATTATGCAAAAAAGTTAGATGAGCAAGATGTTTTGAGGATGTATCGAGATGAATTTTATGTGAAACCAGATGTCATTTATATGGATGGAAATTCCCTCGGATTACTATCCAAGCGAGCGGAAAGGTCGGTATTGAAGCTACTAGATTCATGGAAGCGTTATGGAATAGACGGATGGACACAAGGGGAGCATCCATGGTTTTATTTTGCAGAAACTTTAAGTGAGATGAGTGCTCCTCTGGTGGGTGCATTAAAGGATGAAATTATCATAACAGGCTCTACAACGGCAAACTTACATCAATTAGTTGCTAGTTTTTATCGACCAGATGGAATGCGCACGAAAATAGTAGCGGATGAACTAAACTTTCCATCCGATTTATATGCAATTAGTAGTCAGCTAGCATTGCATGGTTTCGATGCGGAAGAACATATGAAACTGGTGAAAAGTCATGACGGCTTTACATTACTGGAAGAAGATATAATAACCGCGATGACGGATGATGTGGCTTTAATAGTACTGCCTAGTGTGTTATATCGAAGCGGTCAGGTATTAGACATTGGGAAACTCACTGAGGCGGCGCATGAGCGAAATGTTTTGATTGGCTTTGATTTATGTCATTCGATTGGTTCTGTACCACATGAGCTGGATAAGTGGAATGTGGACTTCGCATTTTGGTGCAACTACAAGCATGTGAATGGTGGTCCTGGAGCAACGGGGGGTATATATATAAACCGTAAGCATTTTGGGGAAAAGCCTGGACTTGCAGGGTGGTTCGGCTCAGATAAGGAGAAGCAGTTTGATTTGTCGACTCAAATGATTCCCGCAGCAAATGCGGGTGCCTATCAAATTGGGACTCCGCATATATTAAGTAGTGCGCCGCTATATGGATCGCTAGAAATGTTCGCGGAGGTTGGAATCGATGCTATTCGGGAAAAGTCGCTAAAGCTGACTGATTATATGATGATGTTAATCGATGTGGAGTTAGGTGAATATAGTTTTGTAATTGCCAATCCACGTGAATCGGAAAAGCGAGGTGGTCATATCTTTTTAGTACATGATGAGGCGGCTCGTATATGCAAAGCGTTAAAAGAACATCAAGTTATTCCCGATTTTCGTTCACCAAATGGCATTCGTCTGGCACCGGTTGCATTGTATAACTCGTTTGAGGATGTGTGGAAGACTGTGCAGATTTTAAAGATGATTATGGAGGAAAATCTTTATAAAAAGTATGAAAACAAACGTGATGTAATTGCTTGA
- the kynA gene encoding tryptophan 2,3-dioxygenase gives MKRRGSVSKESGIHTDFSEDMTYGEYLNLDNLLSSQKRLSGHHDEMLFIIIHQVSELWMKLILHELTSAIQAIQANKMQAAFKMLARVTKIQTQIIQAWDVLSTLTPAEYLEFRDKLGKASGFQSFQYRQIEFALGYKTKHILKIYEQEKELYEDLKVAFHAPSIYDVSIQALAKAGFSINPDLLNRDYSITYVGDESVASAWKEVYQNVDQHWNLYQLAEKLVDVEDWLQQWRFRHMKTVERIIGFKQGTGGSSGVNYLRHVLDHRFFPELWELRTNL, from the coding sequence TTGAAAAGGAGAGGTAGCGTGTCGAAAGAGAGCGGAATTCATACAGACTTTAGTGAGGATATGACATATGGAGAATACCTTAATTTAGATAATTTATTATCCAGTCAAAAAAGGTTATCAGGACATCATGATGAAATGCTATTCATAATTATCCATCAGGTTAGTGAACTTTGGATGAAGCTTATACTACATGAATTGACTAGTGCAATTCAAGCAATTCAAGCGAATAAAATGCAAGCAGCCTTTAAAATGCTTGCACGAGTTACGAAAATTCAAACACAAATTATTCAGGCTTGGGATGTTCTTTCAACATTAACTCCTGCCGAGTATTTAGAATTTCGAGATAAGCTTGGTAAGGCGTCTGGCTTTCAATCCTTTCAATACCGACAAATCGAATTCGCACTTGGCTATAAGACAAAGCATATACTCAAGATTTATGAACAGGAGAAAGAATTGTATGAGGACTTAAAAGTTGCTTTTCATGCACCTAGTATTTATGATGTTTCGATTCAAGCTTTGGCGAAAGCTGGGTTTTCGATAAATCCGGATTTATTGAATCGAGATTATTCTATTACGTATGTTGGGGATGAATCGGTGGCAAGTGCGTGGAAGGAAGTTTACCAAAATGTCGATCAACACTGGAATTTGTATCAACTAGCAGAAAAGCTAGTAGATGTGGAGGATTGGCTCCAGCAGTGGCGCTTCCGTCATATGAAAACAGTAGAAAGAATAATAGGATTTAAACAGGGCACTGGAGGATCATCTGGTGTGAATTATTTACGACATGTATTAGACCATCGTTTCTTTCCAGAGCTTTGGGAATTACGTACAAATTTATAG
- the kynB gene encoding arylformamidase, whose amino-acid sequence MKNEWIDITQTISTRIATWPGDTLFEFELTATKEEGGAANVGTIKASLHTGTHADAPFHYASEGKTLDKLDVNMYIGHAKVVSVVGASEIGREELEGFDLRGVERLLLKTVNTASPEKFPTQINILKENIGPFLKENGIFLIGTDQPSVDSIESKELLAHHSLFKNDVHIIENLLLENVEPGDYDLIALPLKIEGADGSPIRAVLRKI is encoded by the coding sequence ATGAAAAATGAATGGATTGATATTACACAAACTATCTCGACTAGAATAGCGACATGGCCAGGGGATACTCTGTTTGAATTTGAACTAACCGCTACAAAAGAAGAGGGTGGTGCTGCAAATGTCGGGACAATAAAAGCAAGTTTGCATACTGGAACTCATGCAGACGCACCATTTCATTATGCCAGTGAAGGGAAAACATTAGATAAGCTTGATGTGAATATGTATATTGGACATGCAAAAGTGGTGAGTGTTGTTGGGGCTTCCGAAATTGGCAGGGAAGAATTAGAAGGATTTGACCTAAGAGGTGTGGAGCGTTTGCTTTTAAAAACGGTGAATACTGCTTCTCCCGAAAAGTTTCCTACACAGATAAATATATTGAAAGAAAATATCGGACCTTTTTTAAAGGAGAATGGTATTTTTCTAATTGGAACGGACCAACCATCAGTTGATAGTATAGAAAGTAAGGAACTATTAGCACATCATTCACTGTTTAAAAATGATGTGCATATTATAGAAAATCTCTTGCTAGAAAATGTGGAACCTGGTGATTATGATTTAATAGCTTTACCTCTGAAAATTGAAGGGGCAGATGGGAGTCCCATACGAGCAGTGCTGAGAAAAATTTAA
- a CDS encoding protoporphyrinogen oxidase, giving the protein MKKIVVIGGGITGLSTMHYLQKLKNEKSLDIELVLVEANEYLGGKIHTVKQNDFIIEVGADSIVARNEAISELIEELKLEDEKVYNSTGISYIYTNNELHAIPADTVFGIPTSIESLNSSTLVSEAGKKEALKDLELRNETFTKESSVGSFLEYFLGKELVEKQIVPVLSGVYSGDLNKLTIATTLPYLIDYKNKYGSIIKGFEENKAKFLAAANKKFISFRHGLSTLIDRLEEVLSETTIIKGVATKKVEKKDNRYLVLLANGETIEADSVVLATPHHVAQVILQDEELDTDFNSLKNSSLISVYLGFDIPDEQLPAEGTGFIVSENSDVKCNACTWTSRKWTHTSKDNQLLVRMFYKSSSPVFESMKDMTEDELVKVALQDIEMSLKLTGKPEVIEVTKWNDQMPNYHLAHGEAIQSLTAKMTDAMPNVVLAGCSYYGVGIVACIKNGKETAENIINSIVE; this is encoded by the coding sequence TTGAAAAAAATAGTGGTTATTGGTGGGGGAATTACAGGGCTTTCTACAATGCATTATTTGCAAAAACTTAAAAACGAAAAGTCTTTAGATATAGAGTTAGTATTAGTTGAAGCGAATGAGTATTTAGGTGGTAAGATTCATACCGTGAAGCAGAACGACTTCATAATTGAGGTTGGTGCGGATTCAATCGTTGCAAGAAACGAAGCCATCTCAGAGTTGATTGAAGAGCTTAAGCTTGAAGATGAAAAAGTGTATAACTCTACGGGCATTTCATACATTTACACAAACAATGAATTACATGCGATTCCCGCAGACACTGTATTCGGTATTCCCACAAGCATCGAGTCGTTAAATAGCAGTACGTTAGTATCAGAAGCGGGGAAAAAAGAAGCATTAAAGGATTTGGAATTGCGAAATGAAACCTTTACGAAAGAAAGCTCCGTGGGGTCATTTTTAGAATATTTCTTAGGGAAAGAATTAGTTGAAAAACAAATTGTACCTGTGTTATCTGGTGTGTATTCTGGCGATTTAAATAAGCTAACTATCGCTACAACACTGCCTTATTTGATTGATTATAAAAATAAATACGGAAGTATTATTAAAGGTTTTGAAGAAAATAAAGCCAAATTCCTTGCAGCAGCAAATAAGAAGTTTATCTCTTTCCGACATGGGCTTTCTACACTTATCGATCGTTTAGAGGAAGTGCTGAGTGAAACAACGATTATTAAAGGTGTGGCAACGAAGAAAGTGGAAAAGAAGGATAACCGCTATCTGGTTTTATTGGCTAATGGAGAAACGATTGAAGCAGATAGTGTAGTGCTCGCTACTCCTCATCATGTAGCTCAGGTAATTCTTCAGGACGAAGAGTTAGATACTGATTTCAACAGCCTTAAAAATTCATCTCTTATTAGCGTATATCTTGGTTTTGATATACCTGACGAGCAACTCCCTGCAGAGGGTACTGGTTTTATCGTATCCGAAAATAGTGATGTGAAATGTAATGCATGCACGTGGACAAGCCGCAAATGGACACATACATCAAAGGACAATCAATTACTTGTTCGAATGTTCTATAAGAGCTCAAGTCCAGTCTTCGAGAGCATGAAGGATATGACGGAGGATGAGCTAGTAAAAGTTGCGCTCCAAGACATTGAAATGAGCTTGAAATTAACGGGCAAGCCTGAGGTGATTGAAGTAACAAAATGGAACGACCAAATGCCAAACTATCATTTAGCACACGGTGAGGCGATTCAGTCATTAACAGCTAAAATGACTGACGCAATGCCAAACGTAGTGCTGGCTGGCTGTTCTTATTATGGGGTTGGAATTGTCGCTTGTATTAAGAACGGTAAAGAAACTGCGGAAAATATTATAAATTCAATAGTTGAGTAA
- a CDS encoding nuclease-related domain-containing protein, producing the protein MQGERRISEVFAKYTFPFEYLFVENVGLNSNGKFQMDAIFLTPFFLVILESKNISGKLFFKQNPALLERETNDGKIDVFESPEIQLSRNIYLLEEWLGDQALTIPIHGVIVLSNPKVRVIEPPKKHSAILPQTIPVYLRNLPRENVYFNSNEMQKFSEKIKVDQQTYIPFPMCARWGIKPEDLKSGVRCENCNFHGMVKRKSGWTCARCGHFDKFAHEKAIRDWFMLISDTITNKQCRTFLHLESNYIAHRILHSMNLTKIGTSRNTKYKWIW; encoded by the coding sequence TTGCAAGGAGAACGAAGAATAAGTGAGGTGTTTGCAAAATATACATTTCCTTTTGAGTACTTATTCGTTGAAAATGTAGGGTTGAATTCAAACGGTAAATTTCAAATGGATGCAATCTTTCTTACTCCCTTTTTTTTAGTAATTCTTGAAAGTAAAAATATAAGTGGTAAGTTATTTTTCAAACAAAACCCTGCATTGTTAGAGCGTGAAACAAATGATGGGAAAATAGATGTATTTGAAAGCCCAGAAATTCAATTATCCCGGAATATTTATTTACTGGAAGAATGGCTAGGAGATCAAGCATTGACTATCCCCATACACGGAGTGATCGTTCTTAGCAATCCGAAAGTAAGAGTGATTGAACCCCCGAAAAAACATAGTGCTATTCTTCCACAAACCATTCCTGTCTATTTGCGCAATCTTCCTCGTGAAAATGTATATTTTAATTCGAATGAGATGCAAAAATTTAGTGAAAAAATAAAAGTCGACCAACAAACCTATATTCCCTTTCCAATGTGTGCACGCTGGGGAATTAAACCTGAAGACCTGAAAAGCGGAGTCCGCTGTGAAAACTGTAATTTTCATGGAATGGTAAAAAGAAAAAGTGGTTGGACTTGCGCTCGCTGTGGTCATTTCGATAAATTCGCACATGAAAAAGCTATTAGGGATTGGTTTATGCTGATTAGTGATACTATTACGAATAAACAATGCAGAACATTTCTTCATCTAGAGTCAAATTATATTGCGCACAGAATCCTGCATTCAATGAATCTAACCAAGATTGGAACATCCAGGAACACCAAGTATAAATGGATATGGTAA
- a CDS encoding bifunctional homocysteine S-methyltransferase/methylenetetrahydrofolate reductase: MGLLEGLQTSILTADGAMGTLLYSYGIDYCNEELNIQKPEIIEKIHQDYIAAGADIIQTNTYGANAIKLARYGLENQVKEINEAAIQIAKRAAAPGNQFVLGTIGGIRGIRKSDASLQEIIQSLDQQAIQLLAGDPDGLLLETYYDLEELKTTITHLRSHTDIPIIAQVSMHEPGILQNGLPLNDALLQLEAIGANIVGVNCRLGPHHTIQALEGVKLPEKAFLSAYPNASLLDIDEGRIVYESDAEYFGKAALYLRDAGVRLIGGCCGTTPKHIEAVKKHIGHLAPITSKVVELKKPIIIQDAKPTNTQPLHEKVKTERTIIVELDTPRHLDTATFMEGAEQLYAAGIDAVTMADNSLASPRISNMAMGSMLKYEKKIRPLAHITCRDRNLIGLQSHLMGLDALGIHDILAVTGDPTKIGDFPGATSVYDVSSLELLQLIKQLNEGISFSGKSLRKKANFSVAAAFNPNVRVLERAVKRLEKKIECGADYFITQPVYSKEKMHEIYEATKHLSTPIFIGIMPLTNSRNSEFLHNEVPGIKLSEEVLERMRLCGEDRERATAEGIQISKELIDTAAELFNGIYIITPFFRYDMSLELIHYIQEIDRKKEREFSYVQTSN; encoded by the coding sequence ATGGGTTTATTAGAGGGGTTACAGACATCTATACTGACAGCGGATGGGGCAATGGGTACGTTACTTTATTCGTATGGAATCGATTATTGCAATGAGGAATTGAATATTCAAAAGCCGGAAATTATTGAGAAGATACATCAGGATTATATTGCAGCTGGAGCAGATATTATTCAAACGAATACGTATGGAGCGAATGCCATCAAGCTTGCTCGCTATGGCTTAGAAAACCAAGTGAAAGAAATAAATGAAGCGGCTATCCAAATTGCTAAAAGAGCTGCTGCACCGGGCAACCAATTTGTCCTCGGTACGATTGGGGGCATTCGAGGAATTCGGAAAAGTGATGCCTCGCTTCAGGAGATTATCCAATCACTCGATCAGCAGGCAATCCAGCTGTTAGCAGGAGATCCAGATGGATTATTACTCGAAACGTATTATGACTTGGAAGAATTAAAGACTACTATAACGCATCTTCGCTCACATACAGATATTCCAATCATTGCCCAAGTATCCATGCATGAGCCCGGTATTTTGCAAAATGGTTTACCACTTAATGATGCTCTGCTTCAGCTTGAAGCAATTGGGGCGAACATAGTTGGAGTCAACTGTCGACTAGGTCCCCATCATACGATTCAAGCATTAGAAGGAGTAAAGCTTCCGGAAAAAGCGTTCCTATCTGCTTATCCGAATGCGAGTCTGCTTGATATAGATGAAGGACGGATTGTCTATGAGTCCGATGCTGAATATTTTGGTAAAGCTGCGTTATACCTGAGGGATGCAGGAGTCCGACTAATAGGGGGCTGCTGCGGGACGACGCCAAAGCATATAGAAGCAGTAAAAAAACATATTGGGCATTTAGCACCAATTACGAGTAAAGTTGTAGAGTTGAAAAAGCCAATTATTATTCAAGACGCCAAACCGACTAACACACAGCCCCTTCATGAAAAAGTTAAAACCGAACGGACGATTATTGTGGAATTAGATACTCCTCGTCACCTAGATACAGCTACTTTCATGGAAGGTGCGGAACAGCTATATGCCGCTGGAATTGATGCAGTGACGATGGCGGACAATTCATTGGCCTCCCCACGTATTAGCAATATGGCAATGGGTTCTATGTTAAAGTATGAAAAAAAAATTCGTCCCCTCGCTCATATTACATGCCGTGACCGTAACTTAATCGGTCTTCAATCTCATTTGATGGGGCTGGATGCGCTAGGCATTCATGATATTCTTGCGGTAACTGGGGACCCAACGAAAATTGGGGATTTCCCTGGAGCAACAAGTGTTTATGATGTTTCGAGCTTAGAGTTGCTGCAGCTAATCAAACAATTAAACGAAGGTATTTCTTTCTCTGGAAAATCACTTCGTAAAAAAGCTAATTTCTCAGTAGCAGCTGCGTTTAACCCAAATGTTCGTGTGCTTGAGCGTGCAGTGAAGCGACTTGAGAAGAAAATCGAATGTGGGGCTGATTATTTCATCACGCAGCCTGTATATTCAAAAGAAAAAATGCATGAAATATATGAAGCAACGAAGCATTTATCGACGCCTATTTTCATCGGCATTATGCCATTGACCAATAGTCGTAATTCTGAGTTCCTCCACAATGAAGTGCCTGGCATTAAATTGTCCGAAGAAGTGCTGGAACGGATGCGTTTATGTGGAGAAGATAGAGAGCGTGCTACTGCAGAAGGTATTCAAATATCGAAGGAATTAATCGATACAGCAGCAGAACTATTTAACGGCATTTATATTATTACACCATTTTTCCGATATGATATGTCCCTCGAGTTAATTCATTATATTCAAGAAATTGATCGTAAGAAAGAGAGAGAATTCAGCTATGTCCAAACATCTAATTGA